TCGAGGCGGCGTCGACCGGCTTGCTGACCTCGTCCGCCTGCTGGCTGCGCGCGAGCAGGCGCGTCTCCACCATCAGCAACGTGGCGAGATCGCCGAACTGGAAATCGCGGTTGATCGCTTCCCATGGCTGGCCCGGAATCGGATCGCGGATCGGCATCCATTCGAAATAGGCCTGCATCGCGGCGGCCTTGCGCTTGTCCCAGTCGCCTTCGGTGGCGGGCTGGTGGTTCACCGCGCCGTGGACCCAGCTGTTGTCCGCGGTCTCGTGATCGTCCCACACGCAGATCCACGCGGCGCGGGCATGCGCGGCCTGCAGATCGGCGTCGCTCTTGTAGGAGGCGTGACGCAGACGGTAATCGGCGAGGGTCACGATCTCGTGCGCGGGCTCCACGATGCGGTTGAGCTTGCGCGCATTGGCGCCGCCATAATCCAGCGCCTCATATTCGTAGATATAGTCGCCGAGGAACAGCACCGCGTCGAGCTTCGGCTCCTGCGCGATCGTCTCGTAAGCGTTGAACAGGCCGTTGCCGTACAGCTGGCAATTGGCGACCGCGAAGACGAGCTGGTCGAGCTTGCCTTCGGGCAGCGTACGGAAGCGACCGACCGGAGATTTCACCCCCGCCGCCTCGAACCAATAGACATAGTCCTGGCCGGCCTTGAGCGTCTTCGGCTCGACCTTGACGGTGAAGTCGCGGGCGGGGCGGGCCTGCGTGGCGCCGCTCTCGATCGGCTGCGCACCGGCGTTTTCGGCGACATGCCAGCTGACGTCGACGGGCGTGGACCCCTGCGTCGTCACGCGCGTCCACAGGATCGCGCCGCGCGGGGTCGGATCGCCGCTGGCCACGCCGTGGGCGAAGCGGACGCCGCCCTTCGGCGCCGCCTGCGCGCCCGTCGCGGGCAAAGCGGCCGCCGCGCCCGAGGCGATCAGGCCGAGTGCGGCGCGGCGATCGATCGTGAACTGGCTCACTTGGCACCTCCGAAGCGGACGGTGGCGCTCACGCCATAGAAGCGCGGTTCGCCCGAGATGAAGGTCGGCATGCCGAGCGAGTCACCCGTATTGCCGGCGTCCTTGATGTATTTCTTGTTGAAGAGGTTCTCGACATAAGCCTCGATCCGCCACGCCTTGCTGTTCGGCTCGAAACCGAAGCGGGCATTGGCCAGGACATAGCCGCCCTGCTGCTCGTCCTGGATATTGTCGGCGACCAGAGCGGCCGGCGGTTGCTGCAGATCCGGCCGATCATTGTCGTCGTCGAAGAAGACCTTGCTCTGATAGGTCAGGCTCGGTGCGAAGCTGATCCGGCCGGGGCCGACCGGCAGATCCATGATCGCGCCGAGCGAGGCCGAATGATCGGGCGAGAGGCGGAAGCGGTTGCCGTCGCGCACGCCTGCCTTGAAGCGGCTGTGATTGTACGCGTAGCTGGCGATCACCGAGAGATAATCGGTCGCCACCCAGCGCGCCTGGCTTTCGAAGCCATAGCTCTGCGCCTTGCCCGCATTGATCGTCACGATCTGCGTGCCCTGCTGCACCGTCGTCTGGAAATTGTTGTAATCGTAATAGAAAACCGCGCCGTCGAGGAACAATTTGCGGTCC
This DNA window, taken from Sphingomonas sp. AP4-R1, encodes the following:
- a CDS encoding alkaline phosphatase, producing MSQFTIDRRAALGLIASGAAAALPATGAQAAPKGGVRFAHGVASGDPTPRGAILWTRVTTQGSTPVDVSWHVAENAGAQPIESGATQARPARDFTVKVEPKTLKAGQDYVYWFEAAGVKSPVGRFRTLPEGKLDQLVFAVANCQLYGNGLFNAYETIAQEPKLDAVLFLGDYIYEYEALDYGGANARKLNRIVEPAHEIVTLADYRLRHASYKSDADLQAAHARAAWICVWDDHETADNSWVHGAVNHQPATEGDWDKRKAAAMQAYFEWMPIRDPIPGQPWEAINRDFQFGDLATLLMVETRLLARSQQADEVSKPVDAASIKAALVERARPEREMLGQTQREWLEREMKASVAAGKPWQVLGNQVVMARVPGPTVAKEVIDSLPAPIAAQVRVADAGFRAGLPYNLDSWDGYPAARERLYASFRAAGSRPIVLSGDSHAFWANDLFDDKGTLVAAEFGVSSITSPSVGDSLPGVPLGPMLEKAGEEVVFCDQSAKGYIRLTLAREAAQADYVAVPILAKPYKADRIARYETKADGVRLKRIS